The following coding sequences lie in one Hydrogenophaga sp. PBL-H3 genomic window:
- a CDS encoding lipopolysaccharide biosynthesis protein, with protein sequence MSRTLRQRVLAGLGAHSVGMAFTIGMQLVSLPIFLSVWDAATYGTWLVVAALPSYLAMADVGMVTSAGNRMTMAMGAGDTALANRVFQSAQVFMALVCTLLALIALPCIWWSPWPAASTDDQRIALMALTAGVLMALIGGLSEQVFKATHRYAQGTHLGNLTRLAEWAGWMLGLLAVGSFSAVAIGGLLFRAAGTLMSMAVASQGQHGLRWGSNSATRSTVRQLIGPASVFMAFPLANALSFQGVTLIVGATLGPAAVAVFSTYRTLARTAVQVTAMFSHSLWPEFSRLFGQRAMAELRQLAQRSAWLSAAQVLLLCAGVYLVAPWLLQAWTHGKIPFDPMAFGLLMLYAAVAGLWHVPRVLLMSTNQHGLLAVWAVLAGALCVVLSASFGPPLGLMGVGGAMLLSELLVALACGVLALRSIPGPMRHEVVTS encoded by the coding sequence ATGAGCCGGACCCTGCGCCAGCGTGTGCTTGCCGGCCTGGGTGCTCACTCGGTGGGCATGGCGTTCACCATCGGGATGCAGCTGGTTTCGTTGCCCATCTTCCTGTCGGTCTGGGACGCTGCCACCTACGGCACCTGGCTGGTCGTCGCGGCACTGCCCTCTTACCTCGCCATGGCGGATGTGGGCATGGTCACGTCGGCGGGCAACCGCATGACCATGGCCATGGGCGCGGGCGATACCGCGCTGGCCAACCGCGTCTTCCAGAGCGCACAGGTGTTCATGGCCCTGGTCTGCACGCTGCTGGCCCTGATTGCGCTGCCGTGCATCTGGTGGTCGCCCTGGCCTGCGGCATCCACGGACGATCAGCGCATCGCCCTGATGGCTTTGACTGCGGGCGTGCTGATGGCGCTCATCGGCGGGTTGTCGGAGCAGGTCTTCAAGGCCACCCACCGGTATGCGCAGGGCACGCACCTTGGAAACCTCACCCGACTGGCGGAGTGGGCCGGCTGGATGCTCGGCCTTCTGGCGGTGGGCAGCTTCAGTGCCGTGGCCATCGGGGGGCTGCTGTTTCGCGCCGCCGGCACCTTGATGAGCATGGCGGTGGCCAGCCAGGGCCAACATGGCCTGCGCTGGGGCTCGAACAGCGCCACGCGCTCGACGGTGCGCCAGTTGATCGGCCCTGCCTCGGTCTTCATGGCATTTCCCCTGGCCAACGCCTTGAGCTTCCAGGGCGTGACCCTGATCGTCGGTGCAACGCTGGGGCCGGCCGCCGTGGCCGTTTTCAGCACCTACCGCACGCTGGCCCGCACCGCCGTGCAGGTGACCGCGATGTTCAGCCATTCGTTGTGGCCGGAGTTCTCCAGGCTGTTCGGGCAGCGCGCAATGGCCGAGCTGCGGCAGCTGGCGCAGCGCAGCGCCTGGCTGAGCGCAGCGCAGGTGCTGCTGCTGTGCGCCGGTGTCTACCTCGTGGCACCCTGGCTGCTTCAAGCCTGGACGCATGGAAAGATTCCGTTTGATCCCATGGCGTTCGGCCTGCTGATGCTGTATGCGGCGGTGGCCGGTCTGTGGCATGTGCCGCGCGTGCTGCTGATGTCGACCAACCAGCACGGCTTGCTGGCGGTCTGGGCGGTGCTGGCGGGTGCGTTGTGCGTGGTGCTCTCGGCTTCGTTCGGCCCACCGCTGGGGCTGATGGGTGTGGGGGGCGCCATGTTGCTGAGCGAGCTGCTGGTGGCGCTGGCGTGTGGCGTGCTGGCGCTTCGATCGATTCCTGGCCCGATGCGGCATGAGGTGGTGACGTCATGA
- a CDS encoding SGNH/GDSL hydrolase family protein, translating into MTHRRHGPTRSALWSALAVVALLLVAEGVSRAWLGLGTPPLYEPDAGFEYRLRPDQDVHRFGNHVMVNRWGMRSPDFENTKGSADEFRVMVFGDSVVNGGSQIDQSNLSTSLLQTALQRHMNRPVTVGNISAGSWGPGNWLAYAQRFGFFGADVVVLVVGSGDHADNPSFAPLDADHPTQTPTLALQEAIERYLPRYLPEPLRGLVRAPSADPVPQTSKMDGARGLADLKRFLQLAQSEGRNVVVMHHPDREEFLGGGYLDGHQQIHDSVEELSLPFVELRTPYLAVGPSIYRDNVHHSAQGQRTMADAMLLAVLPALPGGPQ; encoded by the coding sequence ATGACCCACCGGCGCCATGGCCCGACGCGCAGCGCGCTGTGGAGTGCGCTGGCGGTGGTGGCTTTGCTGCTGGTGGCCGAAGGGGTGAGCCGTGCATGGTTAGGGCTGGGCACGCCGCCGCTGTACGAGCCCGACGCCGGCTTCGAGTACCGCCTGCGGCCTGATCAGGATGTGCACCGCTTTGGCAACCACGTGATGGTCAATCGCTGGGGCATGCGCTCCCCCGACTTCGAAAACACCAAAGGCAGCGCGGACGAATTTCGGGTCATGGTGTTTGGCGACTCGGTGGTCAACGGCGGCAGCCAGATTGACCAGTCCAATCTCAGCACCTCGCTGCTGCAGACCGCCTTGCAGCGCCACATGAACCGACCAGTGACCGTGGGCAATATCTCGGCCGGCAGCTGGGGCCCGGGCAACTGGCTGGCCTATGCACAACGCTTCGGCTTCTTTGGCGCGGATGTGGTGGTGCTGGTGGTGGGCAGCGGCGACCATGCCGACAACCCGAGCTTCGCACCGCTGGACGCCGATCACCCCACCCAGACGCCGACGCTGGCCCTCCAGGAGGCCATCGAACGCTACCTTCCGCGGTACCTGCCCGAGCCTTTGCGTGGCCTGGTCCGAGCGCCGAGTGCGGATCCGGTACCCCAGACCTCGAAGATGGACGGCGCACGCGGACTCGCCGACCTGAAGCGCTTCCTGCAACTCGCACAGAGCGAGGGCCGAAACGTCGTCGTGATGCACCACCCCGATCGGGAAGAGTTCCTGGGCGGTGGTTACCTCGACGGCCATCAGCAAATCCACGACAGCGTCGAGGAACTGTCGCTGCCCTTCGTCGAGCTGCGCACACCGTATCTGGCGGTGGGGCCGTCCATCTACCGCGACAACGTGCACCACAGCGCACAAGGCCAGCGCACGATGGCCGACGCCATGCTCCTGGCGGTGTTGCCCGCATTGCCCGGAGGCCCGCAGTGA
- a CDS encoding glycosyltransferase family 4 protein produces the protein MKIALSVPGKFHTFDLARELHAHGMLAGVLTAYPRFKLRAERLPQSSIHTFPWVQAPYMANPFKQHMPRRWVQEWENLSATTFARWTEHALPACDVYVGLSGSSLRAGRLQQARGASYVCDRGSSHIREQDSLLREEHLEWGLPYEGMDPRVIAREEAEYAQADCITVPSRFVFDSFTRRGVAEQRLRLLPYGVNLSRFEPVGAPHPERFDVLFVGGMSLRKGVQYLVQAWQRFKHPAKSLTFVGAPSPEVISRLQGAQLWPGEAQVLGHVPQQDLKRLMSKSHVVVLPSIEEGLAMVMAQAMACGCPVIASENTGARDLFDDGQEGFIVPIRDASALAERLQRLADEPRLRADMSVAALARVQRMGGWHDYGQRAVAIYQELVSRQTRPQSPDACAAPGTALMS, from the coding sequence ATGAAGATTGCCTTGTCGGTGCCGGGAAAGTTCCACACCTTCGACCTGGCCCGTGAACTGCACGCGCACGGCATGCTCGCCGGCGTGCTCACGGCCTACCCCCGGTTCAAGCTGCGCGCCGAGCGGCTGCCCCAGTCGTCAATCCACACCTTCCCCTGGGTTCAGGCGCCCTACATGGCCAACCCCTTCAAGCAACACATGCCCAGACGCTGGGTGCAGGAATGGGAGAACCTGTCGGCCACCACCTTTGCACGCTGGACTGAACATGCCCTGCCGGCGTGCGACGTGTATGTGGGTCTGTCGGGGAGTTCGTTGCGTGCAGGCCGCCTGCAACAGGCGCGCGGTGCAAGCTATGTGTGTGACCGCGGCTCGTCGCACATCCGGGAGCAGGACTCTCTGCTGCGGGAGGAACACCTGGAGTGGGGGCTGCCTTACGAAGGCATGGACCCCAGGGTCATCGCGCGCGAAGAAGCCGAATACGCGCAGGCCGATTGCATCACGGTGCCATCCCGCTTTGTGTTCGACTCGTTCACCCGACGAGGCGTTGCAGAGCAACGTTTGCGCCTGCTGCCGTATGGCGTGAACCTGAGCCGATTCGAACCCGTGGGGGCGCCCCATCCTGAACGGTTTGACGTGCTCTTCGTGGGTGGCATGAGCCTGCGCAAGGGTGTTCAGTACCTTGTCCAGGCGTGGCAGAGGTTCAAGCATCCCGCCAAGTCGCTGACCTTCGTTGGTGCTCCGTCGCCCGAGGTGATTTCACGGCTCCAGGGTGCCCAGCTCTGGCCTGGTGAGGCGCAGGTCCTCGGTCACGTTCCGCAACAGGACCTCAAACGCCTCATGAGCAAGAGCCATGTCGTCGTGCTCCCGAGCATCGAGGAAGGCCTGGCCATGGTCATGGCGCAGGCCATGGCCTGCGGTTGTCCAGTGATCGCCAGCGAAAACACTGGCGCGCGCGATCTGTTCGACGATGGCCAGGAAGGTTTCATCGTTCCGATCCGGGATGCTTCGGCCCTGGCGGAGCGACTGCAGCGACTGGCCGATGAACCCCGGCTGCGCGCAGACATGAGCGTGGCCGCGCTGGCCCGTGTTCAGCGAATGGGGGGGTGGCATGACTACGGCCAACGCGCCGTGGCCATCTACCAGGAGCTGGTCTCCAGGCAGACCAGGCCTCAGTCGCCCGACGCTTGCGCAGCGCCGGGCACAGCGCTGATGTCATGA
- a CDS encoding glycosyltransferase produces MKILHVISSANPAGGGPIEGVRNLGQRMLELGHTSELVTMDDPAAPWVQKHPQPVHALGPVSTNYGLNRRLLPWLRLHATHYDFVIVNGIWQYHSFATWRALTGLKRPYAVFTHGMLDPWFKRTYPLKHLKKWLYWPWAEYRVLRDASAVLFTCEDERLLARESFWLYRAREQVVTYGTRPPPNDKAALAARFFAEYPALQGKRVLLFLSRIQEKKGCDLLISAFADVARQTPDLQLVMAGPDQSGWMAALKAQAAQLGVADRIHWPGMLQGDIKWGAFHAAEAFVLPSHQENFGIAVAEALGCGLPVLISNKVNIWREIDNAGAGLVADDTVEGTRSLLTRWLALEPAARADMSRAASQLFNNRFTVSAMAASLLRVIDPINAKSVP; encoded by the coding sequence ATGAAGATCCTGCACGTCATCTCGTCGGCCAACCCGGCGGGCGGTGGCCCCATCGAAGGTGTGCGCAACCTCGGGCAGCGCATGCTGGAACTCGGCCACACCTCCGAGCTGGTGACGATGGACGACCCGGCCGCACCCTGGGTGCAGAAGCATCCGCAACCCGTGCACGCGCTGGGCCCCGTGAGCACCAACTACGGCCTGAACCGGCGCCTGCTGCCGTGGCTCAGGCTGCACGCCACACACTACGACTTCGTCATCGTCAACGGCATCTGGCAATACCACAGCTTTGCCACATGGCGCGCCCTGACAGGGCTCAAACGCCCCTATGCGGTGTTCACGCACGGCATGCTCGATCCCTGGTTCAAGCGCACCTACCCGCTCAAGCACCTGAAAAAATGGCTGTACTGGCCATGGGCGGAGTACCGCGTTCTGCGCGACGCCTCGGCGGTGCTGTTCACCTGCGAAGACGAACGCCTGCTCGCTCGCGAATCGTTCTGGCTCTACCGGGCGCGCGAGCAGGTGGTGACCTACGGCACACGCCCACCGCCCAACGACAAGGCGGCGCTGGCCGCGCGCTTCTTTGCCGAATACCCCGCACTGCAAGGCAAGCGCGTGTTGCTCTTTCTGAGCCGCATCCAGGAGAAGAAGGGCTGCGACCTGCTGATCAGTGCCTTTGCCGACGTGGCCAGGCAGACACCGGACCTGCAACTCGTGATGGCCGGCCCCGACCAGAGCGGCTGGATGGCGGCCTTGAAGGCCCAGGCCGCGCAACTCGGCGTGGCAGACCGCATCCACTGGCCCGGCATGCTGCAGGGAGACATCAAATGGGGCGCTTTCCACGCCGCCGAGGCCTTCGTGCTGCCCTCGCACCAGGAGAACTTCGGCATCGCCGTGGCCGAAGCCCTGGGCTGCGGCCTGCCGGTGCTGATCTCCAACAAGGTGAACATCTGGCGCGAGATCGACAACGCCGGCGCTGGCCTGGTGGCGGATGACACGGTTGAGGGTACGCGCTCGCTGCTGACCCGGTGGCTGGCGCTGGAGCCAGCAGCGCGCGCAGACATGTCGCGGGCAGCCAGTCAACTGTTCAACAACCGGTTCACGGTGAGCGCCATGGCCGCCAGTCTGCTGCGCGTGATCGATCCCATCAACGCGAAGAGCGTTCCATGA
- a CDS encoding glycosyltransferase family 4 protein has protein sequence MRIVLFTHPPFMASQSMPRFARMLQLAYQERGHEVHLWAPRPLVHRCVPAGRLSKWAGYIDQYLLFPLWVRRAMARQPADTLFVMADQALGPWVPLVKHRPHVVHVHDLLALRSALGEVPQNPTGFTGRVYQRYIRWGFAQARHFICISQRTRSDLERVGGVAPDSAEVVYNGLNQRFAPTPPARARSLLRAAGMPVPDDGLLLHVSGNQWYKNVTGILRIYARYAAGQAYPLPLWLVGVPQTEAVRAALASVPPQGKVHFLYGIDHALLQAAYSLARAFLFPSLAEGFGWPIVEAQACGCPVITTDDSPMNEIGGPHTVYLPLLGPDDDRKAWAAQGADALNTLLNESAQAASERAAACVAWSRRFDADHAIEQYLQVYQRVLASHHPSTERALARSPS, from the coding sequence ATGCGCATCGTGCTGTTCACCCACCCTCCCTTCATGGCCTCGCAGAGCATGCCGCGCTTTGCGCGCATGCTGCAACTCGCCTACCAGGAGCGTGGCCACGAGGTGCACCTGTGGGCACCTCGTCCGCTGGTGCACCGCTGTGTGCCGGCCGGGCGCCTGTCCAAGTGGGCGGGCTACATCGACCAGTACCTGCTGTTCCCGCTGTGGGTGCGGCGAGCGATGGCGCGCCAACCGGCCGACACCTTGTTCGTCATGGCCGATCAAGCCCTGGGGCCCTGGGTTCCGCTCGTCAAGCACCGCCCGCACGTGGTGCATGTGCACGACCTGCTGGCCCTGCGCTCGGCGCTGGGCGAGGTGCCCCAGAACCCGACCGGCTTCACGGGGCGCGTCTACCAGCGCTACATCCGGTGGGGCTTCGCACAGGCACGCCATTTCATCTGCATTTCGCAGCGCACCCGCAGCGATCTGGAGCGTGTGGGCGGTGTGGCTCCAGACAGCGCCGAGGTGGTCTACAACGGCCTCAACCAGCGCTTTGCACCCACGCCCCCTGCCCGGGCCCGCTCCTTGTTGCGGGCGGCCGGCATGCCCGTGCCCGACGATGGCCTGCTGCTGCATGTGAGCGGAAACCAGTGGTACAAAAACGTGACCGGCATCCTGCGCATCTACGCGCGGTATGCCGCCGGCCAGGCCTATCCGCTGCCGTTGTGGCTGGTCGGTGTGCCGCAAACCGAGGCGGTGCGCGCCGCGCTGGCCAGCGTGCCGCCCCAGGGCAAGGTGCACTTTCTCTACGGCATCGACCATGCGCTCCTGCAGGCCGCGTACTCGCTGGCCAGGGCCTTCCTGTTCCCCAGTCTGGCCGAAGGGTTTGGCTGGCCGATCGTGGAAGCCCAGGCCTGTGGTTGCCCGGTGATCACCACCGACGACTCGCCCATGAACGAAATCGGCGGCCCGCACACGGTGTACCTCCCCCTGCTCGGCCCCGATGACGACCGCAAGGCGTGGGCAGCCCAAGGCGCGGACGCACTGAACACCCTGCTGAACGAGTCGGCACAAGCCGCCAGCGAGCGGGCAGCGGCCTGCGTGGCCTGGTCCCGCCGCTTCGATGCGGACCATGCCATCGAGCAGTACCTGCAGGTGTACCAGCGTGTGCTTGCCAGCCACCACCCTTCCACCGAGCGGGCCCTGGCCCGGAGTCCTTCATGA
- a CDS encoding CgeB family protein produces MSALGHTVLYLGPKSGTCLDRANALRRIGCLVEHIDLRELLPSTVWVDRWTWRVGGHWFEPLLQRALPAQLQQRRFDLCHVDGGEWVTPAVIRLLRRFAGRVINYNIDDPTGPRDGARFAAYRKAVPHYDLVAVVREENRPELEALGARRVRRVYRSADEVSHAPRTLTTVEHLTWRSEVLFLGSWFPERGPFLRELIGWGVPLTIRGPNWHKAPEWAELKAHWAGGSIGGDDYARAIQCARVNLGLLSLQNRDQHTTRSLEIPSLGGLLCAQRTAEHQALYAEGEEALYWGDAEECAAACQQALNDENRRARIARAGHDRFLRNDHRNEVVMRSLMHEAEACA; encoded by the coding sequence GTGAGTGCGCTCGGACACACGGTCCTGTACCTGGGACCCAAGAGCGGGACCTGCCTGGACCGCGCCAACGCCTTGCGCCGCATCGGCTGCCTTGTGGAGCACATCGATCTGCGGGAGCTGCTGCCGTCCACCGTCTGGGTCGACCGCTGGACCTGGCGGGTGGGCGGCCACTGGTTTGAACCGTTGTTGCAACGTGCGCTGCCCGCCCAGCTGCAGCAGCGCCGCTTCGACCTGTGCCATGTCGACGGCGGCGAATGGGTGACGCCGGCGGTGATCAGGCTGCTGCGCCGATTTGCCGGCCGGGTCATCAACTACAACATCGACGACCCCACTGGCCCGCGCGATGGCGCGCGCTTTGCGGCCTACCGCAAGGCGGTGCCGCACTACGACCTGGTGGCGGTGGTGCGCGAGGAGAACAGACCCGAACTCGAGGCCCTGGGCGCCAGGCGGGTGAGGCGTGTGTACCGCAGCGCCGACGAGGTGAGCCACGCGCCGCGCACGCTCACGACGGTGGAGCACCTCACCTGGCGCTCGGAGGTGCTGTTCCTGGGCAGCTGGTTCCCCGAACGCGGCCCCTTCCTGCGCGAGCTGATCGGGTGGGGTGTTCCACTCACCATCCGGGGACCCAACTGGCACAAGGCGCCGGAGTGGGCCGAGCTGAAGGCCCACTGGGCGGGTGGCTCGATTGGTGGCGACGACTACGCCCGCGCCATCCAGTGCGCCAGGGTCAACCTGGGTCTGCTGTCGCTGCAGAACCGCGACCAGCACACCACCCGCTCGCTGGAGATTCCATCGCTCGGCGGCCTGCTGTGTGCACAGCGCACGGCGGAACACCAGGCCTTGTATGCCGAGGGCGAGGAGGCGCTGTACTGGGGTGACGCCGAAGAGTGTGCAGCGGCCTGCCAGCAGGCATTGAACGACGAGAACCGCCGCGCGCGCATCGCCCGGGCAGGTCACGACCGTTTCCTTCGCAACGATCACCGCAACGAGGTGGTGATGCGCTCGCTGATGCATGAAGCCGAGGCCTGCGCATGA